The Nitrospira sp. KM1 genome includes a window with the following:
- a CDS encoding dienelactone hydrolase family protein, with the protein MTDGGRPGEHLFSNLDADDVTRRGIILSALAVGFAMAVRPVWGETITTDSAGMTAGEVLIPTENGSIPAYRAMPAQRRSCPVVLVVQEIFGVHEHIKDVCRRLAKLGYLAVAPELYARQGDVSKLSDIDEIRKIVGKVPDAQVMADLDATVKWVETSPEGDVDKLAITGFCWGGRIVWLYAAHSRRLKAGVAWYGRLVGAAGELQPKHPIDVAGSLNAPVLGLYGGSDQGIPLDTVERMQGALKAANDPSSIVVYPNTPHAFHADYRPSYRKEQAEDGWKRLQAWFKQYGVA; encoded by the coding sequence ATGACAGACGGTGGTCGACCGGGAGAACATCTTTTCAGCAATCTTGATGCTGACGATGTGACTCGGCGCGGGATCATCCTATCAGCTCTGGCGGTCGGTTTTGCCATGGCCGTGCGCCCTGTATGGGGCGAGACGATCACGACGGATTCCGCCGGTATGACGGCAGGAGAGGTTCTCATTCCTACTGAAAATGGCAGTATTCCAGCCTACCGAGCTATGCCGGCCCAGCGACGATCGTGTCCGGTCGTGCTCGTCGTGCAGGAGATTTTCGGCGTCCACGAACATATCAAAGATGTGTGCCGGCGTCTTGCGAAGCTGGGGTATCTCGCGGTGGCGCCGGAGCTCTATGCGAGACAGGGCGATGTATCGAAACTTTCCGATATCGACGAAATCCGCAAGATCGTAGGTAAAGTCCCTGATGCCCAGGTGATGGCCGACCTCGATGCAACCGTAAAGTGGGTGGAAACATCGCCTGAAGGCGATGTCGACAAGCTTGCGATTACGGGATTCTGCTGGGGCGGGAGGATAGTCTGGCTCTATGCCGCTCACAGCCGCCGCCTCAAAGCCGGCGTGGCCTGGTATGGCCGACTTGTCGGGGCAGCCGGCGAACTTCAGCCCAAGCATCCAATCGACGTAGCCGGCAGTTTGAATGCTCCCGTTCTTGGTCTATATGGCGGCAGCGATCAAGGGATTCCACTCGACACGGTTGAGCGAATGCAGGGTGCGCTCAAGGCGGCGAATGATCCATCGAGCATTGTCGTGTATCCGAACACGCCTCACGCATTCCATGCCGACTACCGGCCCAGCTATCGTAAGGAGCAGGCGGAGGACGGATGGAAACGGTTGCAAGCGTGGTTCAAGCAATACGGCGTGGCCTAG